GTGCAGCGCCAGCTTGGACTAGGTGCTCCTAAAGCTCTCCCTCACTACATTACTTCTGGCCCCTCCAAGATGTGGCTTcttcagttcactgtaagttgAGAGTAGATATCAGAATAAACATTCACCTTAACCGAGACATGCAGTTTAACTAACACTTGGATTCTTTTGCAGAGTGATCTACTCCACCCTAATGCTGATGACTACTCAGTTAGACGGAGCTTGGAGGCGTACCTGCTCTGGctttttggctgggtgatgttcacAGCCACGGAAGGCCGCGCAGTGGACAAGGGTCTAATCTACTACGCAAGAGCGATCGCTGATGCTGAGGATGGTAGTGTCCCACAGTGGAGCTGGGGCTCAGCCGTGCTTGCGGCGACGTATCGTGGTCTTTGTGATGCATGCACAAAGAACAACCCAACAATGATCATCGCCGGATGTCCTCTACTCCTACAGCTTTGGGTGGCCGAGCGGTTTTCGATGGGTCGCCCTGTGATGGACCAATCTCCTTATGAGGGCGGGTTTCGTGCTCTGCATGGGCATTCTGCCGAGGAccgtcccacgatggggacacTATGGTGTCGACTTGAGGTATGTACCAACTGATTTTGAATTTATATTTCATACTGAATTTCACATGATTTACTAGTGACGTCTATTTAATGTATTACTTCGCAGCGCCGTTACGAGCATGTGCAGGTTAGGAAGGGGTACAAGCACTTTGTGATGGAGTTCGATCGCCTGCAACCCGACGATGTCGTCTGGGAGCCGTACAGTGCGCGGGCCATTATGGCACGTGCACCACTCGGCCTGTCATTTTTGTGCACACGTGACAAGGTGTATTGGATGACATTagtgccgatggtgttcgacatcgTCAtcgagcctcactgcccgcaacGTGTGATGCGACAGTTTGGCCTACGTCAACACTTCCCTATGGTCGTGGAGCGTACTGTGCCACCCGGCGTTCGCCTGTTAGTACAACAACAAACATCCTACAATTTATTATGCAGAtgattaaaaattctaattcaATACATCGCACTAGCTTTAATCGCAGTGAACAGGCAGCCAACACGCAGTGGACACCCCGCGTGCAGAAGTACATCGACAACTGGGTGTTAGCGACCGAGGAGGTCATCGACGAGGTCCGTGCACACACGGAGGCCACCTACCTTAGATACCTCAGGTGGTACCTACCTCGCACCCGCACGCGTGTGATGTTTACTCCTGTTGACCAGCAGCCACACGTCGCCGCCGTGACGGAAGCGTACCCGAGACACCGTGACCAGGACTACTTTGTCATGGTGAGTCATGTACTGTTCAAGAACTATATATTCCTACATCTGTGCTAATGGTTCTAACACATAGAAATTACCATTTGAAACAGCTCGAAGCCGCGCGTCGTGTTATTGTGGATGCTGAAGCATCCATCAGACTCTTGGACGCTGGGATAGTGGTGACAGGAGAGGAGCACAAGATGGCTTTCAGTAGGATCCGTAGCTCGACGAACACGATCGTGCGTGTGCTTACTTATCGTGCAAACGTGAACTCGGTGCCTCCGCTAGCGGTACCTCAGCACCGGCCACAGGCCCCTGTGCCCGGAGGTCAGACGTCTTCCTCGACAGGGCTATCAGGTCTCTACCAGCAGGGTTCCACTCAAGCAGCCACAAGTCAACACATAGCTCCCCTTCCCAAAGGTAGATTTTGTGATATACTATCAGTTCTTACGATGCTTCTTTATCCTAATGTGCGTTGTTTTAAAGCAATCTATATTCGTACAGGTTTCGTTAGACCATCAGATGTCTTTGCGGGAGTTGGTCCGCCCATGCAAGGAACCTGTGCCCCTCGTCCACACGTGCCGCTAGGAGTGAGCATTGGCAATGAGTTTATTCCAGGAGGTTCCACAGGTTCGTTGCAAGTTGCATAGTTGAATTTTTCACAGTAGTGTGCTATTTGTATTCTTCACATTGTAAAATTGGTTTTAATGTGCATGAGGTTCCATGCGACCCTGTTTGGGGTGCTTTTCAGGTGTTGGCTCATCTGCGCAGGGGTCACAAACCACTCCGACCTCAGGTTTGCCTTTACTCACATCTCGTTCAATTTTGTCGCTTGTACAACTATCGCCGTCTTTAGTTTCAAagattttcttcaaactttcaacttttccatcacatcaaaactttcctacacacataaacttccaacttttccgtcacatcgttccaatttcaatcaaactttcaattttggtgtgaactaaacacagagTATATGTCATCTCACCCATTGTTCTATTGATTTTCACAGATTGTCATGGTAAGAGGAGGAAGCCTTGGAAGGATAGAGGTTTCGGGCAAGGTCAGTAGTACAGGAGTGCGGTACTTCACTCGTTGTGTTACAGACCTAATACTATAGCTTTTGTAGTAGACACTGTATTTCTCCTATCTTAAGTTTGAAACATGTTTTACTTCTTTCCTTGCTTGACTGCACATATCACCAGAGCATGTGTCCAAAACGTCACACTTACTGCTTTACATGCGCCTTTATTCGCCCTTCAGGTCTCTATCAGGTTATTATTACTGCTAAACATAGTGCAATCCAACATACTTTTAGTGCCTTTGCTACCGCTATTAGCACCTCCACAGATTTACAGTGCCATGAAAACCAACTTTCAACTACTCTATTGCCGCTTTCAGTTCTTTCACTCAGCTATCAGTTCTCTATCATGTCGATTCCAACGCAACATGTGGAATCTATTCAGCTCATCCACCTTTACTTGACTCGGCTCTATTTACATACATGCATTTAACCAACCCACCATGGGAATGTGATCTTCTGGATACAACTTTGTACTCTCGGTAGAGCAACATTTGCAAAagtaatgatttttttatgtgCAAAACTAATGCGATGACCAACAATTCTGCTCAACACTCATAAAGTATGACATACTTTGTTGTGGTTATGATTATACACATTATAGATTATAATCTAAACcatagaaataaaatgacaaTTTGATTTATTCCAACTGAAGTCGCTGAGATTCATTCAAGAGTTAATTCACTGCAAGACGTGTGTTgccatatatgtattttttttccctgcatatctatctattatatactaaaaatccatgaaacttcctacaaacgctctcaagccgccacgtggcgctctaataaaatagagaaaatcctagaaattctaagaaaaaaacaaaacatctatcccttgattttcacttaaattggtgtgtccaatattatacaccattagataaaattgatcttaaaacaaactaaatacaatAGATCCACCTATCCTCTCCTCCCGTGAATTGGCAGATGGAGGATATACATACGTACATGGTATGTATGCTTCcttcccccccttttttttttcttttttcttcttttttccatttatatatataatggatatattttttaaataatcataattttacaaacaaagaCTCTACCATCATATAATGCACTCTTTACTTTGCACTATTATTTTCAAAcaatgcactattttaaaataaattttacacaattatatcgTGTACTtatcaaataaacaatatctatattaactaatttatacgtgCACTTAAACCGATGGCTCCATTAtataaatcatcggatctactTTTTATTACACTGGTCTATCTATTATTCTCAAGTAATGCACTGTTTCAAAATAAGATCTACACCATTATACtgtgtacccattaaattaacaatttaaaatctatattaactaatttacactTACACTAGAACTGGTGGACCTATTATTataatcatcggatctattatttgctaataaataaagcgtCCAAAATTCTCTTTTTGCCCGCTGCACAATGCACGTCTGCACCTTTGCCTTTCGCACGTGTGACAAAGCATAGTATCTAATCACAACCGCTATAGCGCTACCGCTTTGCcacatatcaaatcatatatggagatgattaattttgttaataacatgaaaagaaaattaaaggtgtgatgcagCGAGAGAATAATTAAGCACCATGGGTTGTGTTTTTCTCAGCAATAATTAGCTATGTTTAAGTTGAAACCAAGAGTTGAttacataataattataatatatttgtgttatgtcgtatttggattttgtactatttgttcgTACAGGTGAAAGgaatcattatgttataaatatGACCGCAATATTGACGAatatcaatagaactcttactacGACAACAGTGATAAAGGGAGTTTAaggccctctctttttttcccgattctatattttggattttttttcacgCTTTCTAATTTTCTAAACAGTGTCTTCTTTAAACAGCATtctaactttttagaagtcaattcattcgtttataccctcaaatagctatcacataaattatataattcatcaatttcagctaTCCTAAACCttaagtactactccctccgtttcacaatgtaagtcattctagcatttcccacattcatattgatgttaatgaatctagacatatatatctatctagattcattaacatcaatagcCTAACATAAGAATACTAATAACActgatatatttattttattttttcaaataatatgTTTTCATATGGAACATACCGCTTATCCATTTTCATAAGAAAGAACTTAGCTGTCCAAGCCACAAACACGGCCGAAGAAAGGGACTTTAATAATTAGTCCcctacttacattgtgaaacagaggaagtacatatttttttcatgcgagCCATGGTGATCAGTAAATTGGTGATCAACGGATCATCAAAGTCGTAAGATGAATATATAAGAGTTGCTCTGAACAATTGTAAATATGTGTCAAAAtttgctattaattagacatctaatggcttgctagccacaaaattaatttctctcaacatgtatataaacatggacaaagctggaacaaatattaccatatgtCCCATACAAATATATTGCGcagttaatattctaattagtcatttaaaattccttaaaatactctcaagctgccacgtggtgctataataaattaaggcaaatattagaaattctaagaaaaaaatcaaaatatctattattcgattttcacttaaatcgataggtccaatattataaactgttagattaaattgatcttaaaataaactaaatacTACGAGGTCCCACCTCGACATAGGTACGCACCTACGTGCGCGGGTAGGTacgcctcccctcccttttttcatttttctctttcttcttttttcccatGCATATGATTCCCTCCCTTTATTACTATATCATGCGCCTTCATGAGACGAtttaatcaaaataattttgagTATCTTGCACTCGCATTTTTAATTTTGTGACCATACTACACGGTATGTATATACGAACTGtatgataattaactagcaatagtttcttatttactcgagaaaaaaaaacatgattcaaaagtcgcaagtacttaatccatcttctactcaaaagtttgtgaatggttttctaatataccttaagaaaaatagaacccttaaattattataaaataatattatcCAAACTTTAGTTTGCCCTGAATCTATGAGACAAAATTTCTGAACAAACAATAATCTTACCTTTCAACAATATAAGTGCCCGCGCATACGCGCGGGCCACCTTACTAGTTGAGGTAAAAGTAAAGTAGCAAATAATGTTAGATTCAGAGTTCAATCCATGATCTGGAAAACCAAAATCTTCCATAATTAAATCcatatcaatatatatagctGCATTTCatcataggaaaaaaaaatagaaagaagGACCAGGCCAGAAATCTGAAGCTCCGAACTTGTTCTTAGATATGAAGATGTAACTTCAACAGCTTAAAAATTACACATCGGAGTATAAAGATAGTAGCCACTATACAAACTATTGCAATAATATGTcactgtgaaaaaaaaacttgaccaTCTGTTCGTATGTGCGGGGGTGCAAGCCAATGGACGAAAATCTTTACTAACCATTATAGATTGAAATCAGAATTAAGTAGTTGCTATGCCAAGGTGAGGCCTCAacaatttttgaaaaggaaaaattaCGTGATGATGCATATGCAAAGAAATCAAATCATGGAAAAGAGTAAATTATTACATTGGTAGTACACAAACTTATCAGGTGGATACACTTTAGTACACGAACTTATAAAACGCTCGTTTTAATACATGAACTTGTCTGATGCGTGCAAAACAATGCTACAATAACAGGTCATAGCCAATTTTACTATTAGACGTTTTACTAAGTTAGATGTTGATTAGGGTACAACGCGCACACGTGAGGTGGGCATGAGATATGCTATCTTTGTAAACTtgatttgtattttatttttctttgttttaccCCTTGCatcatttctctttttttatgtcTTTCTTCATGCAATCTTTAGGTCATATTAAACTTTTTTTATTGAATCATGCATGGCGAGGACACCGAAGCCATTGATTAATTCCAGGGCTTTATACGCGGACATGAATCATGCATGGCGAGGAGACACCAGCAAGTGCTCTTCTCTGGAGCAAGTTGAGATTAGGAAAACTAGTAGGGACCAGCGTGTTGCCACTTGCCACTGGCTGAATGCCACTGTGTGAAACAAATTTACATCAACTGGAGTTTTTGTCATGGACTATACATCCAAGGATTTGGCATGAAAATATTTCAAGACCATCTGGCTGATACCATGGCACAGATGTATATAGCCTAACATGGAATGTTGGTTGTAGATGTGAATCATTTTCTGATATATTCAAACAATGAACAGTAGGCACTGAAGTTAATATGGTAATGGAAAGTTTTCTGTGAAATCTAAAATGTCAAATGGGGCAGAAATGTTGTATAATATAGGCTAATCCTGAAATGCAAAATCACACCACAATAACAGTAAGAATTTGAGTAGGGCTACATTGTTATTTAGCCTCATAAATGAACGAAACGAGTATGACTGTCATATGGTTCATTTGCAATCCACACCTAGACATGACTATTGTGTCATCATATATCACATCAAAGTCTACTTTGCATTCTTCCGATCAGCAAAATGGCATTTGAGCTAGCCTGATGTACATGATAGAAAGCATAGCCGACAACACAGCACCAGAGAATGCACCATAATATagggaaaaagttaaaaataacAGGGCAGCTGTTAAGGTCATGTAAATATAGATAAGATTGACCAGTACTTCACACGGTAATAAGAcagtatgaaaagaaataatACCACGTGTTGCCACATGCATGCTAAAAATCAAATGAGAAGTTATTAGAATCTTCTGCTAATCAATAGAATATTTGTTATGAATATAAtgaaaaaatgtaaaaattgtGGCACACATTCATATATACCTGACTTAATTGTTTAATACAAACAGAACACGCTAGTTTAAAATGCCATCTGAAATGTATCTCAGGGAAAAATGTGAAACAATATACCTCAATGAGGTAAATAAAGTAGAAATTACATATTTGAAATGGGCATAACTGACATAATACAGCTACTGAAATGGTGGGAATCATTTCCTCCATTAGCTACTTGAAAGAGGCTAACAGAGCATGAATACTCAATTCACATCATATCACACTGCAAGAGGCATTGGCAACACATGGATGAACAAATTCTTCGTGCTCGGCAGCACCAAACAGAAATAATCTCTTCATGCAAGCAGGAGCAAGCTTTAAAAACGGATTGGTAAGCACAAATAGTAGAGACCCGAAGACTATCAAACTACAATTTAAGGAAGAGATTACCTGATAGCATATGATAGTAGTATAATAACGCCGGTTGTTCCATTACCAATGTAACTCAGAAGCTGTACTGGATGGTCTTTGCAAAAATTAAGCTCAATTATGCAGTTATGTTGTTATACATCAATTTGTGTATTATTCAGCAAATGAAATGCAAGATGCATGACGACGATATACATAATTAAACTTAATCATAGAATCATTGTCATAAGATTAAAAATCAAGCAGAATATCAATAGACTATATGGCTCTAGGGAACTTGAACGGAGCTGGCAGTTATTTTTTCTTACATATGCAAGCAGTGTAAGTAGCATTTTAAACTTGATGGTGTAAACATACAtgcctaaatatttttttgtataAAAAGAATTAGTAAGAATAGCTAATCAGGTTGTACTGGTTGAAAAAGATTTAAAACAATAACATGAGCATCTGTAATGTAGAAACCTGTAAAGGGTGAAGGAGATGTAACGATGTACAATACCTTTGATGGCTTTGATAATAATAACTGCATGCAGCACTCACCAAAAATACGGTCTAACATTGTTAATGTTATGATAGGATGCTCTGCATAGAGATGAATTGGAGAACACTTCTCAACAACATATGGACTTAGAATACAAGAATATGTGATTTAAATACAACAACTCTGATGGGGTGACATACATATAGTTCTTATGTAGCTAAAAATAGGGGAGCAATG
The Oryza sativa Japonica Group chromosome 6, ASM3414082v1 DNA segment above includes these coding regions:
- the LOC4340582 gene encoding serine/threonine-protein phosphatase 7 long form homolog → MEYQTPELLNRGLDRSHRSYLSAVEGAELSTFCPRLSRQLLQIDPRFVERLREAGLIPLCRLVEDLANEKDPSRRWVVDQSLLAALVDRWRPETCTFHLPCGEMTPTLQDVSYLLGLPLAGSAVGPIDGAQGWAADITARFSHVQRQLGLGAPKALPHYITSGPSKMWLLQFTSDLLHPNADDYSVRRSLEAYLLWLFGWVMFTATEGRAVDKGLIYYARAIADAEDGSVPQWSWGSAVLAATYRGLCDACTKNNPTMIIAGCPLLLQLWVAERFSMGRPVMDQSPYEGGFRALHGHSAEDRPTMGTLWCRLERRYEHVQVRKGYKHFVMEFDRLQPDDVVWEPYSARAIMARAPLGLSFLCTRDKVYWMTLVPMVFDIVIEPHCPQRVMRQFGLRQHFPMVVERTVPPGVRLFNRSEQAANTQWTPRVQKYIDNWVLATEEVIDEVRAHTEATYLRYLRWYLPRTRTRVMFTPVDQQPHVAAVTEAYPRHRDQDYFVMLEAARRVIVDAEASIRLLDAGIVVTGEEHKMAFSRIRSSTNTIVRVLTYRANVNSVPPLAVPQHRPQAPVPGGQTSSSTGLSGLYQQGSTQAATSQHIAPLPKGFVRPSDVFAGVGPPMQGTCAPRPHVPLGVSIGNEFIPGGSTGVGSSAQGSQTTPTSDCHGKRRKPWKDRGFGQGQ